In Aspergillus flavus chromosome 3, complete sequence, one genomic interval encodes:
- a CDS encoding mitochondrial 54S ribosomal protein mL59 (unnamed protein product) produces the protein MSTPQAAGSLVYKLPQRLRNFFARYPPQIYSAAVAPRPEPTEEVNAESLPSPYTPNRDAKGHKRPDPTEYSPSRAILYSNPDHPNPFLPRKNFRTGKWIGPRYGLRTQADLVKLAKKYNVEALLPPGRKSTEFKETRREERGLQIKGTGIGQKVKGHKWERTMESRLEERRKAMMEMPEMIRLWKQRGHGRGWKQWPKR, from the exons ATGTCGACCCCCCAAGCAGCTGGCAGCTTGGTGTACAAGCTTCCTCAACGACTACGCAACTTCTTTGCCCGCTATCCTCCGCAAATCTATTCCGCGGCCGTGGCACCACGCCCAGAGCCCACAGAAGAAGTCAATGCGGAGTCTCTCCCATCGCCTTACACACCCAACAGAGATGCGAAAGGTCACAAGCGGCCAGACCCCACCGAGTACTCTCCGTCCCGAGCTATCCTTTACTCCAACCCAGATCATCCCAACCCATTTTTGCCTCGCAAGAACTTCCGCACGGGCAAGTGGATTGGCCCCAGATATGGACTTCGGACACAGGCCGATCTGGTGAAACTGGCTAAGAAGTACAACGTTGAGGCTTTACTACCTCCAGGCCGCAAATCGACCGAGTTTAAGGAGACGAGAAGGGAGGAGCGAGGATTACAGATCAAGGGTACCGGTATTGGACAGAAGGTCAAGGGTCACAAGTGGGAACGGACAATGGAGTCCCGCTTGGAGGAGAGACGCAAGGCTATGATGGAGATGCCAGAGATGATTCGGTTGTGGAAGCAG AGAGGTCACGGTCGTGGCTGGAAGCAATGGCCCAAGAGGTAA
- a CDS encoding putative mannosyltransferase (GPI mannosyltransferase 3) produces the protein MSTSSRRRRSPLELSSSRSSSSSSSSYASWASTTSPSTSTSTPPSLSRTTTVSTSHVFLFLLAFRLLNALSLRTFFQPDEFFQSLEPAWQTAFGETHGAWITWEWRHHLRSSIHPLLFATVYSIADLAARALRLSPAFRADLLIVAPKSAQAILSAIGDLYTWKLARYVYGRRSHEAWAALALTVLSPWQWFCSTRTLSNCLETTITIVALNLWPWEWSSESTPTVQPRRNTRSTTRDTGLDNTGDGAVVVRLRKCLTLAALACILRPTNILIWMGLAGVAWFRSAWRERTILCREVLLCGVSVLTGSVVLDRLYYGLWTFPPLKFLYFNIAQSLAVYYGRNDWHYYATQGYPLLLTTALPFTLVGLYRTLSQSQSTINTRHVSVQTQLAAICLLMPLVLSLISHKEVRFIYPLLPSLHVLTAPPLVDFFLPAVSRSNGAYMPRRLSLVFLLLVNITVAIYTSVYHASGTLNVLSYLRDQQQAHTTVDKSAYSPGSSQRITAGFLMPCHSTPWRSHLVDPNIHAWALSCEPPVDLTEPQKAVYVDEADQFYNDPSQFLRENMVGGLRHLPRKPSYLASSKSLEASPQAYQQATPHEWPDYLIFFAQLEPTLHSFLRSSSYGECWRTWNTAWHDDSRRRGDIIVWCLDPTEQAAWRSATRKRTLEHRDRQFDRIVETLRKNAPGQRKSSPWTRWTSSLSGRSASSTWSWSWPWERRRRSWFGIQLPVWKKSSWTLPTWTWPKSSKRKTRAVDRDLWS, from the exons ATGTCAACTTCCTCACGACGACGGAGATCGCCTTTAGAACTCTCCTCGTCGCggtcgtcttcctcttcctcatcatcttatGCGTCGTGGGCATCAACAACCTctccatcaacatcaacGTCAACACCACCTTCACTATCACGCACAACGACTGTGTCCACCTCTcacgtcttcctcttcctcctcgcctTCCGTCTCCTCAATGCCTTGTCCCTTCGCACCTTTTTTCAACCCGATGAGTTCTTTCAATCGCTTGAACCGGCGTGGCAGACTGCGTTCGGCGAAACCCACGGGGCGTGGATAACATGG GAATGGCGACACCATCTGCGGTCTTCCATCCATCCTCTGCTATTTGCTACAGTTTATTCTATCGCCGACCTTGCCGCGCGCGCTCTTCGTCTCTCCCCCGCATTCCGTGCTGATCTCCTCATTGTCGCCCCGAAATCTGCGCAGGCCATTCTCTCCGCCATTGGAGATCTGTATACCTGGAAACTAGCCCGTTACGTGTACGGACGTCGCAGTCATGAAGCCTGGGCTGCT CTTGCCTTGACCGTCCTCAGCCCCTGGCAATGGTTCTGTTCCACCCGGACATTATCCAATTGCCTCGAAACCACAATTACAATTGTCGCGCTGAATCTATGGCCCTGGGAATGGTCGTCGGAATCCACGCCAACAGTTCAACCGAGGAGGAACACGCGCTCCACTACTAGAGATACGGGGCTAGATAACACCGGTGATGGAGCTGTCGTTGTCAG GCTGCGCAAGTGTCTCACTCTTGCTGCATTGGCGTGTATCCTGCGACCAACAAACATCCTGATCTGGATGGGCTTAGCTGGTGTCGCATGGTTTCGGAGCGCTTGGCGGGAGCGGACGATCCTCTGTCGCGAAGTTCTGCTTTGTGG GGTTTCTGTCCTCACCGGATCGGTCGTTCTAGATCGCCTTTACTACGGACTTTGGACGTTTCCGCCACTAAAATTCCTGTACTTTAACATAGCCCAGTCTCTAGCAGTCTACTATGGGAGGAATGACTGGCACTATTATGCGACCCAAGGCTATCCCCTTCTGCTTACGACCGCACTGCCTTTTACCCTGGTCGGCCTATATCGTACACTGTCCCAGTCCCAGTCAACCATAAACACTCGGCACGTGTCGGTGCAAACTCAGTTGGCAGCTATTTGTCTATTAATGCCGCTGGTGCTGTCGCTCATTTCCCATAAGGAAGTGCGGTTTATTTACCCATTGCTGCCCTCCCTGCATGTCTTGACGGCCCCGCCCCTAGtggatttctttctcccGGCTGTCTCTCGTTCTAACGGGGCATATATGCCCAGACGGCTGTCTCTTGTCTTTTTGTTGCTGGTCAACATCACCGTTGCGATCTACACATCTGTATACCACGCATCTGGGACCCTCAACGTTCTCTCGTACCTCCGCGACCAGCAGCAAGCTCACACCACTGTTGACAAATCGGCATACTCGCCCGGTTCTTCGCAGCGGATCACGGCCGGGTTCCTCATGCCCTGCCACAGCACCCCATGGCGCTCCCACCTGGTCGATCCGAACATCCATGCCTGGGCGCTCTCCTGTGAACCACCCGTGGACTTGACCGAGCCCCAGAAGGCCGTCTACGTCGATGAAGCCGACCAGTTTTACAACGACCCCAGCCAATTCCTGCGCGAGAACATGGTTGGCGGACTGCGCCATCTACCTCGGAAGCCCAGCTATCTGGCTTCCTCCAAATCTCTGGAAGCCAGCCCGCAGGCCTACCAGCAAGCCACCCCGCACGAATGGCCCGACTATCTCATCTTTTTCGCCCAGTTAGAACCCACCCTTCACAGCTTTCTCCGCAGCAGCTCCTACGGCGAATGTTGGCGCACCTGGAACACCGCCTGGCACGACGACTCCCGTCGCCGAGGCGACATCATCGTCTGGTGCCTCGACCCAACGGAACAAGCCGCCTGGCGATCAGCAACGCGGAAACGCACCCTAGAGCACCGCGACCGTCAATTCGATCGGATCGTGGAAACATTACGGAAGAACGCGCCCGGTCAGCGGAAATCCTCCCCTTGGACTCGATGGACATCCTCTCTGTCCGGGCGATCGGCCTCCTCAACCTGGTCCTGGTCCTGGCCCTGGGAACGACGCAGACGGTCCTGGTTCGGAATCCAGTTACCAGTCTGGAAGAAGTCCTCATGGACCCTTCCCACATGGACCTGGCCAAAATCTTCCAAGAGGAAAACTAGAGCCGTTGATCGGGATCTCTGGTCTTAA
- a CDS encoding putative L-ornithine aminotransferase Car2: protein MAVNGTDGTSKTNGHSVNNGTSAYHAASTQEAIQAESDFAAHNYHPLPVVFARAQGTSVWDPEGRHYLDFLSAYSAVNQGHCHPKLVAALVEQASRVTLSSRAFYNDVFPRFAQFVTQYFGFDMVLPMNTGAEAVETGIKIARKWGYKVKGIPENQAVVLSAENNFHGRTFAAISLSSDPESRDNYGPYLPGIGCNIPGTDKPIAYNDKAALREAFEKAGPNLAAFLVEPIQGEAGIVVPDEDYLQEARALCDKYNALLICDEIQTGIARTGKLLCHEWSGIKPDLVLLGKAISGGMYPVSCVLGRKDVMLTIEPGTHGSTYGGNPLGCAVAIRALEVVQEEQMVERAEKLGHVFRDGLKAINSPMIQTVRGKGLLNAIVIDESKTNGHSAWDLCMLMKEKGLLAKPTHENIIRLAPPLVITDDEIKKSLEIIAEAVSELPTLKGAAEDKVIPPPEKKVKIGVEN, encoded by the exons ATGGCGGTCAACGGCACAGACGGCACATCCAAGACCAATGGTCACAGTGTAAACAACGGCACTAGTGCCTACCACGCCGCCTCCACCCAAGAGGCGATTCAAGCTGAGAGTGATTTTGCCGCTCACAACTATCATCCTCTCCCCGTCGTCTTCGCTCGGGCTCAGGGCACCTCGGTCTGGGACCCCGAGGGTCGTCACTACCTTGACTTCCTGTCCGCATACTCTGCGGTCAACCAAGGCCACTGCCACCCTAAGCTGGTGGCTGCTCTCGTTGAGCAGGCGTCGCGGGTCACTCTGAGCTCTCGTGCTTTTTATAACGATGTCTTCCCACGTTTCGCCCAATTTGTCACTCAATACTTCGGCTTCGATATGGTTCTGCCCATGAACACGGGCGCCGAGGCTGTCGAGACCGGTATTAAGATCGCTCGTAAGTGGGGATACAAGGTTAAGGGTATTCCGGAGAACCAGGCGGTCGTCTTGAGTGCGGAGAACAACTTCCACGGTCGTACA TTTGCCGCCATCTCCCTGTCATCTGACCCCGAGTCGCGTGACAACTATGGTCCTTACCTCCCCGGCATCGGTTGCAACATCCCCGGCACTGATAAGCCCATCGCATACAACGACAAGGCCGCTCTGCGGGAGGCCTTTGAGAAGGCAGGCCCCAACCTGGCGGCCTTCCTGGTTGAGCCCATCCAGGGTGAGGCCGGCATCGTCGTCCCAGATGAGGACTACCTGCAGGAGGCGAGAGCCCTGTGCGATAAGTACAATGCTCTCCTGATCTGCGATGAGATCCAGACGGGTATTGCCCGCACTGGTAAGCTTCTCTGCCACGAGTGGAGCGGCATCAAGCCCGATCTGGTGCTGCTGGGCAAGGCCATTTCGGGTGGAATGTATCCCGTCTCGTGTGTTTTGGGCCGTAAGGATGTTATGCTCACCATCGAACCTGGTACTCACGGATCGACTTATGGCGGTAACCCCTTGGGTTGTGCGGTGGCCATCCGGGCTTTGGAAGTTGTCCAGGAGGAGCAGATGGTCGAACGGGCCGAGAAGCTCGGCCACGTCTTCCGCGATGGCCTGAAGGCCATCAACAGCCCGATGATTCAGACCGTCCGTGGCAAGGGTCTGCTCAATGCCATTGTCATTGACGAGTCGAAGACCAATGGACACTCTGCATGGGACCTCTGTATGttgatgaaggagaagggtctGTTG GCCAAGCCAACCCACGAGAATATCATTCGTCTCGCTCCACCGCTCGTGATCACCGATGATGAGATCAAGAAGTCCCTAGAGATCATCGCGGAGGCCGTATCGGAGCTTCCCACCCTGAAGGGTGCCGCCGAGGACAAAGTGATCCCTCCCccagagaagaaggtcaagatcGGCGTTGAGAACTAA
- a CDS encoding putative molybdenum cofactor sulfurase protein, with protein sequence MQAKTKTESRAEYCTGYSEDVDVIREREYPFLKDTTYLDHAGTTLYPKSLIDSFARDLTSNLFGNPHSRSSSSQLSTQRIDDIRLRALRFFNADPDEFDLVFVANATAAIKLVVDVFRDSSPQGFWYGYFIDAHTSLVGAREIAERGHRCFLTSGEVERWIADLATDQKNFPRLFAYPGQSNLNGRRSPMQWCKKIRDGSSGAGNVYTLLDAASLVSTSPLDLSDASAAPDFTALSFYKIFGFPDLGALIVRKSAAGIIEKRKFFGGGTVDMVLAQGMPWHAKKSTIHECLEDGTLPFHNIIALDSALSTHGRLFGSMSNVSFHTRYLAKRLHNRLAAMTHFNGQKVCHLYMSPESDFDNSTQGPIIAFNIRNSSGAWIGKSEVERLANVKKIHIRSGSHCNPGGTATSLGWTGPELLRNFSAGLRCGDDHDVMDGRPTGILRVSLGAVSNLRDIDAFARFIDEFYIEKEPEFVSLVPPMEVVLQEPSFYVESLSVYPIKSCGAFKVPDGQRWEIKREGLAWDREWCLIHQGTGAALSMKKYPRMALIRPVIDLERGVLRITCGSDSKELEVSLRREITNLVTTSLCQSAKSSNVCGDRVVVQAYSSPTVASFFSNFLGVPCTLARFPPQISNRISNPTRSSRRSQRALMPGSFPEDPSPTSEQPPILLSNESPILLISRSSVNRLNENIKYNPRPSYSTPAKAVEADVFRANIVVAENLHQLANAERPYIEDTWESFSVGPEQLCFDVLGSCQRCQMVCVDPYTGTRREEPYSTLVKTRKINSKIVFGRHTSLSNMELSQGAGNPKSCTVMVGDVVTPQIA encoded by the exons ATGCAAGCCAAAACCAAAACTGAGAGCCGTGCGGAATACTGTACCGGGTACTCGGAGGACGTGGACGTTATCCGAGAGCGGGAGTATCCATTTCTCAAAG ATACGACCTATTTAGACCATGCCGGCACAACGCTATACCCCAAGTCGTTGATCGACTCCTTCGCACGCGATTTGACTTCGAACCTTTTCGGCAATCCTCATTCTcgatcttcatcatcccagTTGTCTACACAACGTATAGATGATATCCGCCTCAGGGCACTTCGCTTTTTCAATGCGGATCCGGATGAGTTCGATCTCGTATTCGTAGCGAATGCTACGGCTGCCATCAAGCTAGTGGTAGATGTGTTCCGAGACTCATCGCCACAAGGATTCTGGTATGGATACTTTATAGATGCGCATACGAGCTTGGTAGGAGCCCGGGAGATAGCGGAAAGGGGGCATAGGTGCTTCCTAACCAGTGGTGAGGTCGAGCGGTGGATAGCGGATTTGGCCACCGATCAAAAGAACTTTCCCAGACTATTCGCATACCCGGGGCAGTCGAATTTGAACGGTCGTCGTTCTCCTATGCAGTGGTGTAAGAAGATACGGGATGGGAGTTCGGGCGCAGGAAATGTCTATACCCTGCTTGATGCTGCGTCTCTCGTTTCCACTTCACCCCTTGACCTGAGTGACGCATCCGCTGCGCCTGACTTCACAGCGCTCAGTTTCTACAAGATTTTCGGATTCCCCGATCTCGGTGCCCTGATAGTGCGCAAAAGTGCAGCAGGCATTATTGAGAAACGCAAGTTCTTCGGCGGCGGGACGGTGGATATGGTCCTGGCTCAAGGAATGCCATGGCATGCAAAGAAATCCACGATCCACGAGTGCTTAGAGGATGGCACTTTGCCGTTCCATAACATCATCGCCCTTGATTCTGCGTTGTCTACACATGGGCGTCTTTTTGGATCGATGAGCAATGTCTCGTTCCACACGCGCTACCTGGCAAAGCGGCTACACAACCGGTTGGCCGCGATGACCCATTTCAATGGGCAGAAAGTTTGCCATTTGTACATGTCCCCAGAATCAGACTTTGACAATTCCACTCAAGGACCGATCATTGCATTCAATATACGGAATAGCTCTGGTGCGTGGATTGGAAAGTCTGAAGTTGAGAGGCTCGCGAATGTCAAGAAGATACATATCCGGTCAGGATCTCATTGCAATCCGGGAGGAACGGCAACTAGCCTTGGCTGGACTGGGCCTGAATTGCTTCGTAACTTTTCCGCTGGACTACGCTGTGGTGATGATCACGACGTCATGGATGGGAGGCCCACTGGCATTCTAAGAGTCAGTCTCGGCGCAGTCAGCAATCTCAGAGATATTGACGCATTCGCGAGGTTCATTGACGAGTTTTACATCGAAAAGGAACCGGAATTTGTATCACTGGTTCCACCGATGGAAGTTGTTTTGCAAGAGCCCAGCTTCTACGTGGAGAGCCTTTCAGTGTATCCAATCAAGAGCTGTGGAGCGTTCAAGGTTCCTGATGGTCAACGTTGGGAGATCAAAAGAGAAGGTCTCGCATGGGATCGAGAATGGTGCCTTATCCATCAAGGTACTGGCGCCGCTCTCAGTATGAAGAAATATCCCCGCATGGCCCTGATACGGCCGGTCATTGACCTGGAGCGTGGTGTTTTACGCATTACTTGTGGGTCTGATTCAAAAGAGCTGGAGGTCTCGCTCCGCCGTGAAATCACCAATCTAGTCACCACCTCGCTGTGTCAGAGCGCGAAATCCTCCAACGTCTGCGGTGACCGAGTAGTTGTCCAGGCTTATTCCTCGCCTACCGTagcctccttcttctctaacTTCCTTGGTGTACCGTGTACACTCGCAAGGTTCCCGCCGCAGATTTCCAACAGGATATCAAATCCCACTCGTTCGTCTAGAAGGAGCCAGAGAGCCCTCATGCCTGGCTCTTTCCCGGAAGACCCATCACCGACATCTGAACAACCACCTATACTCCTATCCAACGAGAGCCCGATCTTGCTCATTTCTCGCTCGTCAGTGAATCGCCTGAACGAAAACATCAAGTACAACCCCAGACCTAGTTATAGCACTCCAGCGAAGGCCGTAGAAGCTGATGTCTTCCGCGCCAACATTGTCGTCGCCGAGAATCTTCACCAACTAGCCAACGCCGAGCGTCCATACATAGAAGACACTTGGGAGTCATTCTCTGTTGGACCGGAACAGCTGTGCTTTGATGTGCTCGGGTCATGTCAACGGTGTCAGATGGTCTGCGTTGACCCATATACTGGCACCCGTCGAGAGGAGCCTTATTCAACACTggtgaagacgaggaagatcaACAGCAAGATCGTGTTTGGGAGACACACTTCTCTATCTAACATGGAGCTTTCGCAGGGTGCTGGCAATCCTAAATCTTGCACTGTTATGGTAGGGGACGTTGTGACACCGCAGATTGCTTGA
- a CDS encoding putative mRNA splicing protein, with protein sequence MADYNYGGSEEENAELRKLEAELLDDPDNFETWERLVRAGEALEGGINRNSNPQAITTVRNVYDRFLAKFPLLFGYWKKYADLEFSITGTEAADMVYERGVASISPSVDLWTNYCSFKAETSHDADVIRELFERGASSVGLDFLAHPFWDKYIEFEERVEAYDKIFAILGRVIHIPMHQYARYFERYRQLAQTRPVAELAPPETLSQFRAELDAAAGHVAPGAKAEAEVERDIRLRVDSYHLEIFSKTQTETTKRWTYESEIKRPYFHVTELDEGQLSNWRKYLDFEETEGSYPRTQFLYERCLVTCAHYDEFWQRYARWMAAQPGKEEEVRNIYQRASYLYVPIANPATRLQYAYFEEMSGRVDVAKEIHGAILINLPNHVETIVSLANMSRRHGGLEAAIEVYKSQLDSPQCDLATKAALVAEWARLLWKIKGSAEEARQVYQQNQQFYLDSRPFWTSYLTFELEQPTSSETENVQYERIKQVIDDIRSKSSLTPDAVKEVVQIYMVYLLERGTKDAAKEYMTLDREVHGPASVAHAKTGAAAQAQAQAPPSANQATPVPEAPAVPTPPQPNSYAYYQQAPVNGTTAA encoded by the exons ATGGCGGATTATAACTATGGAGGCTCCGAGGAGGAAAATGCGGAGTTGAGGAAGCTGGAGGCCGAGTTG CTCGATGACCCGGATAACTTCGAGACCTGGGAACGACTAGTTCGCGCTGGTGAGGCGCTCGAAGGAGGAATAAACCGCAACTCCAACCCGCAAGCTATCACCACCGTCCGAAATGTCTACGACCGATTCCTCGCCAAGTTTCCATTATTGTTCGGATACTGGAAGAAATATGCCGACCTGGAGTTTTCTATTACCGGAACGGAGGCAGCAGATATG GTTTACGAACGAGGTGTTGCCAGCATCTCTCCATCGGTCGACCTTTGGACCAACTACTGCTCCTTCAAGGCGGAGACTTCCCACGATGCCGACGTCATTCGAGA ACTATTTGAACGTGGTGCTAGCAGTGTTGGTCTAGATTTCCTTGCACACCCATTCTGGGATAAGTATATCGAGTTTGAGGAGCGAGTGGAAGCCTATGACAAGATCTTTGCTATTCTTGGCCGTGTCATCCACATCCCAATGCATCAATATGCACGTTACTTCGAGCGTTATAGGCAGCTCGCACAGACTCGTCCGGTCGCAGAGCTAGCTCCCCCGGAGACACTGTCTCAGTTCCGCGCAGagcttgatgctgctgccggACATGTTGCTCCGGGCGCAAAGGCCGAGGCCGAGGTCGAGAGGGATATCCGACTGCGTGTTGATAGTTATCACCTCGAAATCTTCTCCAAGACACAGACAGAAACCACAAAGCGTTGGACATATGAGTCCGAGATCAAGCGCCCATACTTCCATGTGACTGAACTGGATGAGGGTCAGCTGTCTAACTGGAGAAAATACCTCGACTTTGAGGAGACCGAGGGTTCATACCCACGCACTCAGTTCCTGTATGAGCGCTGTCTGGTCACATGTGCCCACTATGACGAGTTCTGGCAACGCTATGCCCGGTGGATGGCCGCACAGCCTGgcaaagaggaggaagtgcGGAACATCTACCAGCGCGCAAGCTATCTGTATGTGCCGATTGCCAACCCGGCTACTCGCCTTCAGTATGCATACTTCGAGGAGATGTCGGGACGGGTAGATGTAGCCAAGGAAATCCACGGCGCCATCCTCATTAATCTCCCCAATCACGTTGAAACAATCGTATCTCTGGCTAATATGTCTCGCCGTCACGGTGGGCTCGAGGCGGCCATTGAGGTGTACAAGAGTCAGCTCGACTCGCCACAGTGTGACTTGGCCACCAAGGCGGCTCTTGTCGCGGAATGGGCCCGACTTCTGTGGAAGATCAAGGGCTCGGCTGAGGAGGCCCGGCAGGTGTATCAACAGAACCAACAGTTCTACCTTGACAGCCGGCCATTCTGGACGAGTTATCTTACATTCGAGTTGGAGCAGCCCACAAGTTCCGAGACGGAGAATGTCCAGTACGAGCGTATTAAGCAGGTCATTGATGACATCCGATCTAAGAGCAGTCTTACTCCAGACGCTGTGAAAGAAGTTGTGCAGATCTATATGGTCTACTTGCTTGAGCGAGGAACAAAGGACGCGGCGAAGGAGTACATGACTCTGGATCGCGAAGTCCATGGTCCAGCGTCTGTTGCTCATGCAAAGACCGGTGCCGCGGCTCAAGCCCAAGCCCAAGCGCCTCCAAGTGCCAACCAAGCTACTCCTGTCCCTGAAGCCCCCGCGGTTCCCACCCCGCCGCAGCCCAATTCCTATGCTTATTATCAACAAGCTCCCGTCAATGGCACTACAGCTGCCTAG
- a CDS encoding GTPase activating protein for Arf, which yields MVAGISKRQQLRNERALQDLVRSVPGNDRCADCQAMNPGWASWNMGIFLCMRCAALHRKMGTHISKVKSLSMDSWTAEQVDVSDRVSICRTNMKSHGNNLMNKIFNPRNVKPPVPADVDESDACMERFIRQKYQHRTLEEGKPKPPSREGTRRDDRSPEGSPPPLPPKPARPHGLGLRSASSTTSLHRLSNRQAASSRFESYESPRSVSQGMGASVGNSNASHESQMATLRSMGFTNEYRNSAVLKGLDGNLDKSIETLVRLGEGPPSLQGGTRVQTTTANDAARQQASSNPFDQLDSKPAQPSGQSYNPFDVPTPQPAAQTLEASFQNLQVSQPLFPHSTGGYPNQQPSFPQPLYQQPITPPVMPTISQGAVVQSPQPVDGGQNPFFQSGSFTSTPNQTPGLAQPQTNPFFTQPPSQLNSMQTPSQAPAGYPHPPRHANTMPAISSTSPFGTASPFQQQQQQQQQIQPPQLQVQPPQQMQPSHNPFQPMTAPPTPQSAGYQVQSQLGLQAPAQHLAPQPTGRIDKNSILSLYGLSPPPSATSEYSQPPNPAGAFPGPGTAPAPAPGYATTTQPQQPTDPHSAGTRNPFLTSQAPAAGLPQQQQQQAYLQQPQLQPQPQYTTTSPFTMPVKSNTMPPAAPSAFPRPQGHMSQQSVDINAFQNGRHSPDAFASLSARYG from the exons ATGGTGGCCGGTATCAGCAAACGCCAGCAGCTCCGCAATGAGCGGGCACTGCAAGATCTTGTTCGGTCGGTTCCTGGCAATGACCGATGCGCCGATTGCCAAGCAATGAATCCAG GATGGGCCAGTTGGAAT ATGGGTATTTTCCTGTGCATGCGGTGCGCTGCGCTGCACCGCAAGATGGGCACTCATATCTCAAAGGTCAAATCCTTGAGTATGGATAGCTGGACGGCGGAACAAGTCGATGTGAGTGATCGCGTGAGCATTTGCCGAACA AACATGAAATCGCACGGGAACAATCTCATGAACAAGATCTTCAACCCTCGGAACGTGAAGCCCCCTGTCCCTGCTGATGTCGACGAGTCCGATGCATGTATGGAACGGTTTATTCGTCAGAAGTACCAACACCGGACCTTAGAAGAGGGTAAACCGAAGCCCCCTAGTCGTGAAGGTACTCGCCGCGATGATCGCTCTCCAGAAGGttcacctcctcctctccccccTAAGCCTGCCCGGCCCCATGGACTCGGTCTGCGATCGGCCTCCTCTACGACTAGCCTCCATCGACTATCCAACCGGCAAGCCGCGTCTTCCCGCTTTGAATCCTATGAATCGCCTAGATCAGTCTCACAGGGCATGGGGGCTTCTGTTGGCAATAGCAATGCATCCCACGAGTCCCAGATGGCCACCTTGCGGAGTATGGGCTTTACCAATGAGTATCGAAACTCCGCCGTTCTGAAGGGCTTGGACGGCAATCTCGACAAATCAATCGAGACTCTGGTCAGACTGGGGGAAGGTCCCCCGTCATTGCAAGGTGGAACGCGTGTTCAAACAACCACGGCGAATGATGCTGCTAGACAGCAAGCCTCCAGCAATCCTTTTGATCAATTGGACTCCAAGCCGGCTCAGCCTTCTGGGCAATCCTACAACCCTTTCGATGTTCCTACTCCGCAGCCAGCTGCACAGACGCTCGAGGCATCGTTCCAAAACCTTCAGGTTTCGCAACCGTTATTCCCACACTCGACCGGAGGCTATCCCAACCAACAGCCATCTTTCCCTCAGCCTCTTTACCAACAACCGATCACTCCCCCTGTGATGCCTACAATTTCCCAGGGTGCCGTTGTACAGTCACCGCAACCTGTTGATGGTGGTCAGAACCCCTTCTTCCAATCCGGCAGCTTCACTTCAACCCCAAACCAAACTCCCGGCCTCGCTCAGCCTCAGACAAATCCATTCTTCACTCAACCCCCTTCGCAACTGAACTCGATGCAAACCCCAAGTCAGGCTCCGGctggatatcctcatccCCCGCGCCATGCCAACACCATGCCTGCCATATCATCCACCTCCCCGTTCGGTACCGCGTCGCcattccagcagcagcagcagcaacaacaacaaatTCAACCGCCCCAACTTCAAGTACAACCACCCCAGCAAATGCAACCATCCCACAATCCATTCCAACCCATGACGGCGCCTCCAACCCCGCAAAGTGCGGGGTACCAAGTACAATCGCAGCTTGGCCTGCAGGCGCCCGCACAGCATCTAGCCCCACAGCCAACCGGCCGCATAGACAAGAACAGCATCCTGTCATTGTACGGCCTTTCCCCACCACCATCGGCGACGTCAGAGTACTCTCAGCCCCCAAATCCAGCAGGAGCGTTTCCCGGCCCGGGAACAGCACCGGCACCGGCCCCTGGCTATGCCACCACAacacaaccccaacaacccaCGGACCCTCATTCCGCAGGCACCCGGAACCCCTTCCTAACCAGTCAAGCGCCTGCCGCCGGACTGccccaacagcaacagcaacaggCATACCTgcaacaaccccaactccAACCCCAGCCTCAATACACCACCACCTCTCCCTTCACCATGCCCGTGAAATCCAACACCATGCCACCCGCGGCACCAAGCGCTTTCCCAAGACCGCAGGGCCACATGAGCCAGCAAAGCGTCGACATCAACGCCTTCCAAAATGGCCGACACAGTCCCGATGCATTCGCCAGTTTGAGTGCACGGTATGGTTGA